Proteins from one Aspergillus nidulans FGSC A4 chromosome VIII genomic window:
- a CDS encoding uncharacterized protein (transcript_id=CADANIAT00002662), which yields METPSNARRSGLAGTARKTLGICLLLVVVILWTASNFLASTLFSDDTYSKPFFVTYLNTSIFILPLFTIVSSRLWSLFRAGKLYQIQSFETLLQRFDSSYSSAESERILSHDHGTGPGADFGHGHGHDGSGAWSASRRGSVGKGHRKEKLGLKETAKLSFHFCLLWANYFSMACLQFTTVGSTTILTSTSGVWTLIFGAVLRVEKFTGRKFLGVIASLLGIILISRVDLSATDDPSAGRDGSGSTFPPKSAGEIALGDAMAAFSAVMYGVYTVVLKRQVGDESRVNMQLFFGLVGVFNMFLLWPGFVLLHLTGVEPFALPNTRRVWMIILINALSSLLSDICWAYAMLLTSPLVVTVGLSLTIPLSLIYDEARYRN from the exons ATGGAGACTCCGTCGAACGCAAGACGCTCTGGACTAGCCGGTACCGCGAGAAAGACCCTGGGCATCTGTCTGCTCCTGGTAGTGGTGATACTATGGACCGCGTCGAACTTTCTGGCTAGT ACTCTCTTCTCGGATGATACGTACTCCAAACCGTTTTTCGTCACCTACCTGAATACCTCAATCTTCATCCTGCCACTCTTCACAATCGTCTCCAGCAGGCTCTGGAGTCTCTTCCGTGCGGGGAAATTATACCAGATCCAGTCATTTGAAACCCTACTACAACGCTTTGATTCCAGTTATTCAAGCGCTGAATCTGAGCGCATTCTCAGTCATGACCATGGCACTGGTCCTGGCGCCGATTTTGGGCATGGGCATGGGCATGATGGTTCCGGAGCGTGGAGCGCTTCTAGGAGAGGTAGTGTGGGTAAAGGTCatagaaaagagaaattaGGTCTGAAGGAGACCGCGAAGCTGAGCTTTCATTTTTGTTTGTTGTGG GCAAACTACTTCTCAATGGCATGTCTACAATTTACTACCGTCGGCAGCACCACAATCCTGACATCTACCAGCG GCGTATGGACCCTAATCTTTGGCGCCGTGCTGCGCGTCGAGAAATTCACCGGCCGCAAATTTCTCGGCGTCATCGCTTCACTGCTAGGCATAATCCTCATATCCCGCGTCGACCTCTCCGCAACCGACGACCCCAGCGCCGGCCGTGATGGCAGTGGAAGCACATTCCCACCCAAATCTGCCGGCGAGATCGCCCTAGGCGACGCGATGGCCGCTTTCAGCGCCGTAATGTATGGCGTCTACACGGTCGTGCTGAAGCGACAAGTTGGCGACGAGTCCCGCGTCAAcatgcagctcttcttcggccTAGTCGGTGTCTTCAACATGTTCCTTCTCTGGCCCGGTTTCGTGCTTTTGCATCTAACTGGTGTGGAGCCCTTCGCCTTACCCAATACCAGGAGAGTCTGGATGATTATTCTCATCAACGCGCTCTCCTCTCTCCTTTCCGATATCTGTTGGGCGTATGCGATGCTGCTTACGTCTCCGCTCGTTGTGACGGTGGGGCTTAGTCTGACGATACCCCTTTCGCTG ATTTACGACGAAGCACGATACAGAAACTAG
- a CDS encoding PH domain-containing protein (transcript_id=CADANIAT00002663), whose protein sequence is MHQMRAAPGPLAFEGPSTPAIHLPDGTVQQPFLSPMQNPAVHRSNVMNLDTFSPVNENGSFEFDRVLKSKKVNRRVKPKHVFRAFWKPAYLVLRPNLLSVYKDEEATRLRASISLSEVTAVAPIKSHRSHRQHVFAIFTSSKNYRFQALSDKDMEDWIARIRAESRINEDEEALLALSKRQGNQDSAAMNRQRIYDTTDHSDVEVRERASSPEFGRGRPSGNFPRRFVAPQDHSANDITSYSEWSDGPDGHEHSKSKHSINEFSSSAPAVQQSTFARDSGRIHEMGSLRDPERVICSGYLQCLKIKGGVRHWKRLWVVLRAKSLAFYKDEQEYSAVKIIPMAQIFDVTEVDPMSRSKNFCLQIIAEEKIYRLSTSDEESLTKWLGALKSIIVSRNKLAPAAAP, encoded by the exons ATGCATCAAATGCGCGCGGCACCTGGTCCGTTGGCCTTTGAGGGGCCGAGCACCCCGGCGATACATCTCCCTGACGGCACGGTACAGcagcccttcctctcgccGATGCAAAACCCCGCCGTTCACCGCAGTAACGTTATGAATCTCGATACATTCTCTCCCGTTAACGAAAACGGGAGCTTTGAGTTTGATCGGGTTCTGAAGTCGAAGAAAGTAAACCGTCGGGTGAAGCCAAAACAT GTATTCAGAGCCTTCTGGAAACCTGCCTACCTTGTTCTCCGGCCGAACCTGTTATCTGTCtacaaggatgaagaagcgacCCGACTGCGAGCATCGATATCACTTTCCGAGGTTACAGCCGTTGCGCCTATAAAGTCGCACCGTTCGCACCGGCAACACGTCTTTGCAATTTTTACTTCATCAAAGAATTACCGGTTCCAGGCGTTGTCGGACAAGGATATGGAGGACTGGATTGCACGGATACGTGCTGAGAGTCGTATaaacgaagatgaggaggctcttcttgctctgtcCAAAAGACAGGGAAACCAGGATTCTGCGGCTATGAACAGGCAGCGTATCTACGACACCACCGACCATTCTGATGTTGAGGTTCGAGAAAGGGCCAGCTCCCCTGAATTTGGTCGTGGGAGGCCTTCTGGTAATTTTCCAAGGAGGTTTGTTGCTCCGCAGGACCATTCGGCAAATGATATTACCTCCTATTCTGAATGGTCTGATGGACCTGACGGCCATGAGCACTCAAAGTCTAAACATTCCATCAATGAATTCTCTTCGTCCGCGCCAGCAGTACAGCAATCTACATTTGCGCGCGATTCCGGTAGAATCCATGAGATGGGGAGCCTGCGCGACCCTGAACGAGTTATTTGCAGCGGATATCTCCAGTGTCTCAAGATCAAAGGGGGTGTGCGACATTGGAAACGCCTATGGGTTGTACTACGAGCAAAGAGCCTCGCATTCTATAAAGACGAGCAGGAATACTCTGCCGTTAAAATAATACCAATGGCGCAAATTTTTGACGTCACGGAAGTTGATCCGATGTCGCGGTCCAAGAACTTCTGCCTCCAAATCATtgcagaagaaaagatatACCGACTCTCTACTTCCGACGAAGAGTCCCTTACCAAGTGGCTAGGTGCTTTAAAAAGCATCATCGTCTCTCGGAACAAGTTGgcgccagcagctgctccCTAA
- a CDS encoding glycosyltransferase family 15 protein (transcript_id=CADANIAT00002664): MGVVQRVRKWLPSTPSLPLDDSPYEKGHKSSRFAFFRRRIRLKGNSSVSIPLGFVLLFPCIVIVLILLLFVRHPSSPGGILIPAGTPPSIRKISEKYDKVFATGCQPINTDTPRANAAFVVLARNKEIDGVIQSMKSIERHFNRWYRYPYVFLNDAEFDDNFINTVKNYTSAPVEFGKIDETMWGYPSWVDHEVAKEGIRKQGDAAIMYGGMESYHHMCRFYSGFFYKHPLLLKYEWYWRLEPEIKYFCDITYDPFLKMAEANKTYGFTIAVKELRETVPNIFRYASAYKRKNNIKSQGLWEMFLEPREEPNPEEQQPETLPEEILITEPGEKNEIDPETMEGESYNMCHFWSNFEIARLDFFRSKEYEDFFEMMDRSGGFWMERWGDAPIHSLAAGVLLSPSDIHYFRDFGYRHTTIQHCPANAPARQLPRIPYLEMTTEDEKERIEEDEYWANPDPVKENGVGCRCRCDTDIVDVEGKQGSCLAEWVEVAGGWASP, encoded by the exons ATGGGCGTCGTTCAACGAGTTCGAAAATGGTTGCCCTCAACACCGAGTCTTCCCCTTGATGACTCGCCGTACGAAAAAGGCCACAAATCCTCGAGATTTGCATTTTTCAGGCGCAGGATACGGTTGAAGGGCAACTCCTCTGTCTCGATACCCTTGGGGTTTGTTTTATTATTTCCATGCATTGTAATAGTTCTCATTTTACTACTTTTCGTCCGACATCCGTCATCCCCAGGAGGTATATTAATACCCGCGGGCACACCGCCGTCTATAAG GAAAATAAGTGAGAAATACGACAAAGTTTTCGCGACGGGCTGTCAGCCCATCAACACCGATACACCCCGAGCGAACGCGGCTTTCGTCGTGCTCGCAAGAAATAAGGAAATCGATGGCGTTATCCAGTCAATGAAGTCGATCGAGCGACACTTCAACCGCTGGTACCGCTACCCTTATGTTTTTCTAAACGACGCCGAGTTCGACGATAACTTCATAAATACTGTGAAGAACTATACAAGTGCGCCCGTTGAGTTTGGGAAGATCGATGAGACAATGTGGGGTTACCCTAGTTGGGTCGACCACGAGGTTGCTAAAGAAGGCATCCGGAAACAAGGAGATGCCGCAATCATGTATGGAGGTATGGAGAGCTACCATCACATGTGCCGCTTCTACTCTGG GTTCTTCTACAAGCACCCGCTCCTCCTGAAGTACGAGTGGTATTGGCGTTTGGAGCCCGAGATCAAGTACTTCTGCGACATCACCTA TGATCCTTTCCTCAAGATGGCCGAGGCCAATAAAACGTACGGATTCACCATTGCTGTGAAGGAACTTCGCGAGACCGTGCCGAATATCTTTCGCTACGCTTCAGCTTACAAACGAAAGAACAATATAAAATCCCAAGGACTGTGGGAGATGTTTTTGGAACCCCGCGAGGAACCAAATCCGGAGGAACAGCAACCCGAGACTCTCCCTGAGGAAATTCTTATTACGGAGCCCGGTGAGAAGAACGAAATTGATCCCGAAACTATGGAGGGAGAGAGTTATAACATGTGCCATTTCTGGAGTAACTTTGAAATTGCGCGCTTGGACTTCTTCCGGAGCAAAGAGTACGAGGATTTCTTCGAGATGATGGATAGGAGTGGTGGTTTCTGGATGGAGAGA TGGGGTGATGCTCCCATTCATTCCCTCGCTGCTGGTGTGCTTCTGTCACCGAGTGACATCCACTATTTCCGTGACTTCGGTTACCGACACACCACGATTCAACACTGCCCTGCGAACGCACCTGCCCGACAACTACCGCGCATTCCGTACCTTGAAATGACGaccgaggacgagaaggagcgtattgaagaggatgagtaTTGGGCAAACCCCGATCCTGTAAAGGAAAATGGAGTTGGCTGCAGATGCCGGTGTGATACCGATATTGTGGATGTCGAAGGCAAGCAAGGCAGTTGCCTTGCGGAATGGGTGGAAGTTGCTGGAGGGTGGGCATCTCCATAG
- a CDS encoding uncharacterized protein (transcript_id=CADANIAT00002665), with the protein MTSTPPADHPQQPLSESWATLSASDAHSEDGAPSEQTDTGSLIDPSVPDDVASLDERYSSSDDIDAHSEDCPDNESYDSDNRSDISESQDLRLRFPQIGCSIDDSNLTTKTALYKATDSIQFIEPDKWPDGERVQLKHTIRLIDGPESAELGDNLTNLQDSTLMVTLQQTIMKKSINTDRPFRVLYLGNSEFRGIILDKLGDVLVSSTSRDYESSSAESSRYHVVPTSFGAGAFPNFAELLPIHFQLIVDECLEATSESHIDRPRAINLKLKNRPACTSHWTGTEYGISSSTEWTLPDMAIFFLSSLDDLAAVETQKLARMFMERHGVPVMVISEKPLWKMSRELVPINHHSLHMCLESRKSSTGKTTVLKRYPIDLNTFESIAPCQLNKNLASLTSICPRKHFKSNAEVRDNVRKISQFGLKNITRKMFPLPYLNNDTDLAFVLRLIMLTILSTATLALGYIATNAIAVLVSSFVTRAQESPIVDSFGDARRSSFRTTTQQLIPTSAFDGWSSVKHCNVRSLGAKKMPKFNVQVDRRGQPLQYELSRLFEVKQMVLVDLGTPWLKIANWKRAAQSITSELVRDVGTAQTGLSEVYGRISTELQVLAGDVVKRTHLLRQKASLLRRESLPVSINTEVVLSASTQLSETLRRTAMQPFLSASHVLRCHTKKANIEAGQIMSTTWNKIGAGAQQLSFGAIKEHIQNARKSKTLDKAHKRARRLMKRTS; encoded by the exons ATGACGTCAACGCCGCCGGCGGATCATCCACAACAACCGTTGAGTGAGAGCTGGGCAACCCTGAGTGCGTCGGATGCACACTCCGAGGATGGGGCTCCTTCCGAACAGACGGATACCGGGTCTTTGATTGACCCAAGCGTGCCAGACGATGTGGCAAGCCTTGACGAGAGATACAGCAGTAGCGATGACATAGATGCGCACTCCGAGGATTGTCCAGATAACGAAAGCTATGACTCCGACAATAGGAGTGATATATCCGAGTCTCAGGACCTGCGTCTCAGGTTTCCCCAAATAGGATGCTCCATTGATGACAGTAATCTCACCACTAAAACTGCTCTTTACAAAGCCACCGATTCAATTCAGTTCATCGAACCCGACAAATGGCCTGATGGTGAAAGGGTGCAGCTGAAGCATACGATTCGGTTGATCGATGGGCCTGAATCTGCGGAACTGGGAGATAATCTTACCAATCTGCAAGACTCAACCTTGATGGTTACTCTTCAACAAACGATAatgaagaagagcatcaacacCGATAGGCCATTCAGAGTGCTATACCTTGGAAACTCTGAGTTTCGTGGCATTATCCTTGACAAACTGGGCGATGTCCTAGTTTCGAGTACTTCCCGCGACTATGAGAGCAGCTCAGCAGAGTCATCGAGATACCACGTGGTTCCCACTTCGTTCGGCGCAGGCGCTTTTCCTAACTTCGCAGAGCTTCTCCCGATTCATTTTCAGCTGATTGTGGACGAGTGTCTTGAGGCCACTTCCGAATCTCACATTGACAGACCTAGAGCAATTAACTTGAAATTAAAGAACCGACCTGCATGTACGTCCCACTGGACAGGAACCGAATACGGCATATCATCATCCACTGAATGGACACTGCCGGATATGGCCATCTTTTTCCTGTCCTCGCTGGATGATCTTGCCGCTGTGGAAACTCAGAAGCTGGCGCGTATGTTCATGGAGCGGCACGGCGTACCGGTAATGGTTATCTCAGAGAAACCACTGTGGAAAATGTCCCGGGAATTGGTTCCGATCAATCACCATAGTCTTCACATGTGCTTAGAGTCCCGCAAATCGTCCACAGGGAAAACCACAGTCTTAAAGCGGTATCCCATTGACCTGAACACTTTTGAAAGCATCGCGCCATGTCAACTAAACAAAAACCTGGCTTCATTAACAAGCATTTGCCCCAGGAAACATTTCAAGTCAAACGCAGAGGTTCGCGACAACGTGCGAAAGATATCGCAGTTCGGCCTCAAGAATATCACTCGGAAGATGTTTCCTTTACCATACTTGAACAACGATACTGACTTAGCATTCGTGCTGCGTCTCATCATGCTTACCATCTTATCCACTGCAACCCTAGCTCTCGGTTATATAGCAACGAACGCCATCGCAGTCTTGGTCTCAAGCTTCGTCACGCG GGCTCAAGAAAGCCCCATCGTCGATTCCTTCGGCGACGCGCGACGTTCAAGTTTTAGGACAACAACCCAACAGCTTATCCCAACTTCAGCATTTGATGGGTGGAGCTCTGTCAAGCACTGCAACGTCAG GTCATTAGGCGCAAAGAAAATGCCAAAGTTCAACGTCCAGGTTGATAGACGTGGCCAGCCACTTCAATATGAGCTCTCCCGGCTGTTTGAAG TGAAGCAAATGGTcttggtggatttgggaaCACCATGGCTGAAAATCGCGAATTGGAAGCGTGCCGCCCAAAGTATCACATCCGAACTTGTTCGAGACGTCGGTACCGCACAGACGGGATTATCAGAAGTTTACGGTCGAATCTCCACTGAACTTCAAGTACTTGCTGGAGATGTGGTGAAACGGACACATCTTCTTCGACAAAAAGCAAGCCTGCTCCGACGGGAATCCCTTCCAGTATCAATCAACACTGAGGTTGTCCTATCTGCTTCTACTCAGCTTTCTGAAACTCTTCGACGAACTGCTATGCAGCCCTTTCTATCCGCCTCTCATGTGCTACGATGTCACACAAAAAAGGCGAACATTGAGGCTGGACAAATCATGAGCACCACATGGAACAAAATTGGCGCTGGCGCACAACAACTGAGCTTTGGGGCTATTAAGGAGCACATCCAAAACGCGCGAAAGTCGAAAACCCTGGACAAGGCTCACAAGAGGGCTCGACGTTTGATGAAACGCACTTCATAG
- a CDS encoding Ran GTPase-binding protein YRB1 (transcript_id=CADANIAT00002666), which yields MSDVAETKPDPATKAQEETKPEETTTTTEPSKTEEVKEAAESAAETVKDAATKTSDSVFSMFGGGPKKEKKEEEDVDEPSGSSKAQKAEDEEEAPESPDVHFEPVIRLTETVEVKTNEELEEQTFKMRAKLFRFDRDSKEWKERGTGDVRLLKHKENGKTRLVMRRDKTLKVCANHYIVPDMKLSPNVGSDRSWVWNAAADVSEGEPEAQTLAIRFANSENANLFKEAFDKAREENEKLFKQ from the exons ATGTCTGACGTCGCTGAGACCAAGCCCGACCCCGCCACCAAGGCTCAAGAGGAGACCAAGCCCGAAgaaaccaccaccaccaccgagcCATCGAAGACGGAGGAGGTTAAGGAGGCCGCTGAGTCTGCTGCTGAAACAGTGAAGGATGCGGCTACAAAGACATCCGACAGCGTCTTCTCCATGTTCGGTGGCGGCccgaaaaaggagaagaaggaggaggaggatgtaGATGAGCCCTCTGGTTCCTCCAAGGCTCAGAAGGCTGAGGATGAA GAAGAGGCTCCCGAGTCTCCTGATGTTCACTTTGAGCCCGTCATCCGTCTCACCGAGACTGTCGAGGTCAAGACCAAcgaggaactcgaggagCAGACCTTCAAGATGCGCGCCAAGCTGTTCAGATTCGACCGTGACAGcaaggagtggaaggagcGTGGTACCGGCGACGTTAGATTGCTCAAGCACAAGGAGAATGGCAAGACTCGCCTGGTCATGCGCCGAGACAAAACCCTCAAGGTCTGCGCCAATCACTACA TTGTCCCCGACATGAAGTTGAGCCCCAACGTCGGCAGCGACCGCAGCTGGGTTTGGAACGCTGCTGCCGATGTCAGTGAGGGTGAGCCTGAGGCTCAGACATTGGCCATCCGGTTTGCAAACAGCGAGA ATGCCAACCTTTTCAAGGAGGCCTTTGACAAGGCCAgggaggagaatgagaagCTTTTCAAACAGTAG
- a CDS encoding TATA-binding protein-associated factor taf30 (transcript_id=CADANIAT00002667), producing MPDVKRTVKLVTEQHVINKDSGVEGFPLRSWSIEVYLLNEHGEQVPANVFDKVTYSLHPSFGNRATQVFKNPPFRIQEEGWGEFDMQIGLTAADNKEHFIAHDLNFAQSRYESKHVITFKNPKPALLAALRESGPVPGDENGVKSKRSAGGEEGSKKKKRTDKSVDMDKLADGLQRLGEDDLLQVVQMVHDNKAPDSYTKNDVEQGEFHVDLYTLPDPLIKMLWEFTQEKGAL from the exons atgcCCGAC GTTAAGAGGACCGTCAAGCTTGTAACCGAGCAGCACGTCAT TAACAAGGACTCCGGTGTCGAAGGTTTCCCTCTTCGATCATGGTCAATCGAGGTGTATCTCCTCAATGAGCATGGGGAGCAGGTGCCAGCCAATGTCTTCGACAAGGTGACTTACTCATTACATCCTAGTTTCGGAAACCGAGCGACTCAAG TATTCAAAAACCCACCGTtcagaattcaagaagaggGATGGGGTGAGTTTGATATGCAGATCGGCCTCACTGCTGCGGACAACAAGGAGCACTTCATCGCACATGATCTCAACTTTGCGCAATCGCGTTATGAGTCTAAGCACGTTATT ACGTTCAAGAACCCCAAGCCGGCTTTATTGGCGGCGCTTCGTGAATCTGGACCTGTTCctggcgatgagaacggaGTGAAGTCGAAGCGCTCTGCaggtggagaagaaggatccaagaagaagaagcgaacgGATAAGAGC GTTGACATGGATAAACTAGCCGATGGTCTCCAGCGACTGGGGGAAGATGACCTCCTGCAAGTGGTACAAATGGTACACGATAATAAGGCCCCTGATTCTTACACCAAGAATGATGTCGAGC AAGGAGAATTCCATGTCGACCTCTATACACTGCCAGACCCATTGATCAAAATGCTTTGGGAGTTTACACAGGAAAAAGGAGCTCTGTAG
- a CDS encoding protein phnA (transcript_id=CADANIAT00002668), protein MSTAQDEFNQLFSNREKNLSHPEDRNNLSDNDPSPDPHDQDHFEHSDSEDMAAMTSRTTSYTVPNTRFEANTGPKGVIADAQAFERARRTNFRKSFVSGNSAAQRSHHHSSSKSSGDARLLHNSPPADGSGSDLDEDEDTFLRRWRESRMQELQSMKAKRPSARRRYYGSLETVDAAGYLDAIEKVPADQVVVVCLYDPESNTSALVEDCLHTIASRQQLVHFVKLHYEIAEMDNIEAPALLAYRGGDVFATIVQIPQQIPKGRSCSADSLEDLLKSHRVL, encoded by the exons ATGTCTACAGCCCAAGACGAGTTCAATCAGCTCTTCAGCAATCGAGAGAAGAACTTGTCCCATCCCGAGGACAGGAACAATCTCTCTGACAACGACCCCTCCCCTGACCCGCACGACCAAGACCACTTCGAGCACTCCGACTCCGAGGACATGGCAGCCATGACCTCCCGAACAACCAGCTACACAGTCCCCAACACCCGATTCGAAGCTAATACAGGCCCCAAGGGTGTCATTGCAGACGCCCAGGCTTTCGAGCGTGCCCGCCGAACGAATTTCCGCAAGTCATTTGTCTCCGGCAACTCGGCCGCGCAGCGCTCACACCACCACTCATCCTCCAAGTCATCCGGCGACGCTCGACTCCTCCACAATTCCCCACCAGCTGATGGATCAGGTAGCGAtctcgacgaggacgaggacacTTTTTTGCGCCGATGGCGCGAATCACGcatgcaggagctgcagagcatgAAGGCTAAACGGCCTAGTGCCCGGCGGAGATATTATGGATCGTTGGAAACGGTCGATGCGGCGGGGTATCTGGATGCAATTGAGAAGGTCCCAGCGGACCAGGTTGTCGTCGTTTGTCTTTATGACCCCGAG TCCAACACCAGCGCCCTCGTCGAAGACTGCCTGCACACGATTGCTTCTCGCCAACAACTAGTACACTTCGTCAAGCTCCACTACGAGATTGCGGAAATGGATAACATTGAGGCCCCCGCGTTACTAGCATACCGGGGCGGAGACGTCTTCGCAACCATTGTCCAGATTCCGCAGCAGATTCCCAAAGGTCGAAGCTGCAGCGCGGATAGTCTTGAGGACTTACTAAAATC ACATCGAGTGCTGTAA
- a CDS encoding uncharacterized protein (transcript_id=CADANIAT00002669): MVTGAPAGVWHDAESSRFIRLGFDDPQDFSICSMISFFSYLFFAPYIPAQVPFLINYPSLYL; encoded by the coding sequence ATGGTTACAGGGGCTCCGGCTGGTGTCTGGCATGACGCGGAATCGTCGAGATTCATACGGTTGGGCTTCGACGATCCCCAAGACTTTTCAATTTGTTCTAtgatttctttcttttcctatCTTTTCTTTGCTCCTTATATCCCCGCCCAGGTTCCTTTTTTGATCAATTACCCTTCGCTATACCTTTGA
- the sfaD gene encoding G protein subunit beta (transcript_id=CADANIAT00002670) yields MADMSGEQMQAKITAARREAEGLKDKIRRRKDDLADTTLRDVAQNQTDALPRIGMKPRRTLKGHLAKIYAMHWSTDRRHLVSASQDGKLIIWDAYTTNKVHAIPLRSSWVMTCAYAPSGNYVACGGLDNICSIYNLSSREGPTRVARELSGHSGYLSCCRFINDRRIITSSGDMTCMLWDIESGSKVTEFADHLGDVMSISINPTNQNIFVSGACDAFAKLWDIRTGKAVQTFAGHESDINAIQFFPDGNAFGTGSDDTTCRLFDIRADRSLNTYQSDQILCGITSVGFSVSGRLLFAGYDDFECKVWDVLRGDKVGSLSGHENRVSCLGVSNDGISLCTGSWDSLLKVWAW; encoded by the exons ATGGCCGACATGAGCGGCGAGCAGATGCAGGCCAAGATTACCGCCGCCAGACGCGAAGCTGAAGGGctcaaggacaagatcaGGCGCAGAAAGGATGATCTTGCCGATACAACCT TGCGTGATGTTGCGCAGAATCAGACCGACGCCTTGCCTCGCATTGGAATGAAGCCCCGGCGAACACTCAAAGGTCATTTGGCCAAGATCTATGCTATGCACTGGTCCACCGACCGTCGCCATCTCGTGTCCGCCTCACAAGATGGAAAACTCATAATCTGGGATGCGTACACTACGAACAAAGTCCACGCCATCCCGCTCAGATCATCGTGGGTCATGACCTGCGCTTATGCTCCTAGTGGAAACTATGTCGCCTGCGGTGGTCTGGACAACATTTGCTCCATTTACAATCTTTCCTCACGAGAGGGCCCGACTCGTGTCGCGCGCGAACTCTCCGGTCATTCCGGCTACCTCTCCTGCTGCCGTTTCATCAATGACCGTCGAATCATCACCTCTTCCGGCGACATGACCTGCATGCTCTGGGATATCGAGTCAGGCTCTAAAGTCACCGAATTCGCAGACCACCTCGGCGATGTCATGTCAATCAGCATCAACCCCACTAACCAGAACATCTTCGTCTCCGGTGCCTGTGATGCTTTTGCTAAGCTCTGGGATATCCGTACTGGAAAGGCAGTCCAAACTTTTGCTGGTCATGAATCTGACATTAACGCCATCCAATTCTTCCCTGACGGCAACGCTTTCGGAACCGGTTCCGACGATACCACTTGCCGTCTCTTCGACATTCGTGCAGACAGATCACTCAACACCTACCAG AGCGATCAAATACTGTGCGGTATCACATCCGTCGGTTTCTCGGTTTCCGGAAGATTGCTTTTCGCCGGATATGATGATTTTGAATGCAAG GTCTGGGATGTTCTCCGGGGAGACAAGGTGGGGTCTTTAAGCGGCCACGAGAACCGTGTCAGCTGCCTTGGTGTCAGCAATGATGGCATCAGTCTTTGCACTGGATCTTGGGACTCTTTG CTCAAGGTCTGGGCCTGGTAA